TTTACCATTCCATAGTCCGAGTTTGATACACGTTTCTTTGTCAAGTATTGCTGCCCAGTGAGCGCTTTGTGCTATTATGTTGAGAAATGCACTGTACGGTCTTTTGAGTTTAATGACTACGTTATCCCCTTGAACTGCTATCGCTGGATCAACAACTTGCTTGTAGAAATCAATAACCTTTTGCTTGTATTCTGCTTTTGGTTCGCCACTTTTGTCGAATATTTCGTCTACTGACTTACCAACGAACTCTTCAAGTGCTTCATCTCTTGAGTGGACTCCAAATATTGCGTACCACAGCATCCACATTGGACCGCCTTCTGGGTCGTAAAGCAGACCACGTTCGAATGAGTATTCGACATCTTCTGGTGTAAGTGGGTTACCGTTGTGGAATTTGACACCTTTTCTTATCGGGAATACGTATGTCTTGCCACCGTCTTTGATAAGACCGTTCTTAACAGTTGGAACTTCTGTTGCGAGCCTTGGTTCAAACTCGCTGACGCTTTGTCCTTTGTAAGCGATAAGGTTTTCGTACACGTTGAAGAGAACTTCGCTACTTGCTGTGTCGTATGCCAGATGTGGATCAAGTGTGTCTGGCTCACCTATGGTTGCTTGAACAAAAACCGTGGGGTTAAAAGCTGCAAAAAGTAAGTAGCTTAGAGCAAGAACCGGTACCACCAGTAACTTCTTCATCTGACTCCTCCTCTCGTCCAATGTTGTGGTTTTTCTTTGAGTCCATCCTCTCTTGCAGCTCCCCCCAATCAATCAAATATTATATGTAACTACACAAGCGTGGTCAATCGATATATTTTGTTAACTTTAGTCGCATTTTGCTTTCTATTTATAAATTCTCTTTAAGTGCGTGTTTAAGTTTTTGGCATATATATAGTTGAAAAGGTGAATTTTACTAAGGATAAATAACATGTTGTTTTCTGAGTAGAAAGGTATTGACAAACCATGGGACTCTTGTGGTATAATACAAGCAAAGTGTATGGTTGAGAAAAAACGAGAAAAAGTGAGCAAGAGAAAGATAATAGAATTTAAGATAGTGTTAACTTGTAGTGATGAAAGAGTGTAAGTGTGAAAGAATGAGATTGATATTACCATTGTGCGTTTTCCAAAGATTCTTCACTACACAAAATCCTTGAATATATTTCGCTAAATTCTTCGTATTCTTCAGCCCTCGCTTGAGTCGGAAAAAGTCTTTCAACAATGAAAACTTGGATTCACATTGATTGTTTTTACCGAGCGGTACCACTACGTGATTGATATTTCTGAACAACAGCTTTACTGCACTTTCATATGCACCAAGTCCATCAGTAATAAGTTCAATGTTTCTAGGTTTTGAATTACCAAAGAACTTCTCGAGCAATACTTTGACTTGTCCCATATCACGATACTTTGAGACATGCCAACAAAGAATTAAGTTAGTTTCGTGATCAACTAATAGCCAAACATAGTACTTTTGTTCTTTGAAAACAAGAACAGTTTCATCAGCATGAACTGAGAAAACATTTTCGATGGTAAATGTTGGAAAAAGTACAGAGAATAAAGTACACAATTTAATAACCCATTTGTATATGGTGACATGAGATACTTTGATATTAAGAGAATGAGCAAGAGAGCGATAAGACATATTGTGTTTCATATACAAAACGAAAGCCTTTAAGACGAAAAAGATAGGGAAGCGGAAATATTTAAATTTCTCAGGAATAAGGGTGACTGGTTCGGGGAGGTTAAAAGGTACTCTATCTTTGGTACGACAAGCTCTACAACGGAAGACAACGAAAGAGCGACGGACTTTGTAAATTTGCATAGATTTACCACAAGAAGTGCATTTGGGATAAGGGAAAGAGAAGTTTTTGCGTTTGTGAGAATGGGAGAGTTTGAAAGAATGATGGCAGAGTTTGCAAAGGAATTGTTGGTTACCGTATTTGTCATGACCGTTTTTGTATAAGCTGGTGGAACCGCATTTTGGACAAGAGAGCGTTGAGTTGTTCATATCGGGATACCTCCTTTGTCGAGAGTTGGTTGGGGGGTGTCCCCTCTTTATAAGGATAATGCGGTTTTTGGAAAGTTTCAATACTTTTAGTTAACAGTATCCATCCTTTTGAAGGGGGGATTTTTGTGAAAAAGTGGTTGGTAGTTTTAGCTGGTCTTATTTTTGCGGTCTTAGCACTTGCTGCGTTTGATCCAACTGTCTATGTGGAAGCGACTATAGGTGAGCCGGACACACTTGATCCGCACCTGGCGTACGACACAGCGAGTGGTGAAGTTCTCTTCAACGTGTACGAAAACCTTATCGCTTACAAAGGTAGAAGCGTCAGCGAGTTTGAACCAAGGCTTGCAACAGAAGTCCCAACCGTTAAGAACGGTCTTATCAAAGACGGTGGCAAGACATACGTATTCCCGATAAGAAAAGGTGTCAAATTCCACAACGGTAACCCACTTACACCAGAAGATGTCGAATACTCATTCGAACGTGGTCTGCTTTACGACCCAGAAGGCGGTCCAATGTGGATGCTGTGGTACGCAATATTTGGAGTCCACTCAAGAGATGAAGCACTTGAAGAGTTCGTTGGTAAGTCAGTAGACGAAATATTCGACAAAAGTGGCGAACCAAAAGCAGAATACAAGCAAAAGGTTATTGATTTCTACAAGCAAGTTGTTGATCCAGCGATAGAGGTTCAAGGGGATAACGTAGTGATTAAACTCAAAAGACCATACGGTGCATTTCTCAACATAATAGCGCAGAGTGCTCACTGGGCAGCAATACTTGACAAAGAAACGTGTATCAAACTCGGACTGTGGGATGGTAAAGCAGATACGTGGTGGAAATGGAAGGACATGGAAAAAGAGAAATCACCGCTTTACGCGTACGCCATGGGTACAGGACCTTACAAGTTCGTAGAATGGGATAGAAAACAACAGAAAGTAACACTTGTTGCAAATGAAAGCTACTGGAGAACACCAGCAAAAATTAAGAAAGTCATAATTTGGGGTATTGATGAATGGTCCACAAGAAAGGCAATGCTTGAAAAAGGCGATGCAGACTCGATAGCCGTTGTTCTTGAATACCTTGACCAACTCAGAGGAAACAAGGACATTGAAATTATCGAAAACATTCCAACACTCTCTGTCACAGTTGTTGCATTCGGTTGGTCAGTTAGCCCGAGCAGCAAGTACATCGGCAGTGGTAAACTCGATGGTAACGGTATACCACCTGACTTCTTCAGCGATGTTTATGCAAGAAAAGCTGTTGCAGCAGCAATCAACTACGATGCTCTCATAAGGGATGTTCTTAAAGGATTTGGTAAGAGAATACCAACAGCTTTACCAGAAGGGCTACTTGGGTTTGATCCAACTCTCCCACTCTACAAGTTCAACCTGCAAGAAGTTCAGAACAACCTGAAGAAGGCATGGAACGGACAAGCGTGGCAGAAGGGTATCAAATTCAGCGTTGCATACAACCAAGGTAACATGGCAAGACAAAGGGTTGCGGAAATGATTAAGATGTACATGGAAATGGCAGCACCTGGAAAAGTTAAGATCGACGTTCAACCACTCCAATGGCCAACGTTCCTTGACGCAACAAAACGCGGTGAACTGCCAATATTCATACTTGGATGGCTTGCTGACTTCCCAGACCCAGATAACTTCATATTCACATACTACCACAGCAAGGGTGATTACTCCGGAAGACAAGGAAAGAAATTCCAGGAATTTGTTAGCACACCAAGAAAAGAACTCGGTGGAAAGAGCCTTGATGAACTTATCGAACAAGCAGCAGCTGAAACAGATCCAGCTGTTAGAGCTAAACTCTACATTCAGATCCAGAAGTTTGCCATCGATAACTGCATTAGCATACCAGTCTATCAACCTGTAGGTGTCCGCGTCCAAAGGAAATGGGTCAAAGGTTGGTACGACAACCCAATGAGACCTGGTATGGACTTCTACTCAGTTTGGAAAGAACAATAATCAATAACTAAAAACAAAAACGGGTCGTCCTCTATGGACGGCCCTTTTTTATTTTGTTGTTTATTTTTTCAAATGATTTTAGCCTTTTTGCCCTGATACGTATCTTTTTCGACCAGTCTACGTTCTATCAGATTAACAATCTCTGTCTTCGTTTTTCCCCAATTTCCGAATAGAGTACCAGTTAACGGAGGATCTGCAACTAACCTATGAACAACTATCCGCGGAGAGAGATTCTCAAGGAAGGTCACAGCTCTTTCTACATAGCTCTCAAGTGTGCCTACCTCCAACCGTCCGGCCTTAAACATCTCTCCGAATACAGAACCTTCGACAACATACAGTGAATGAAGCTTTACACCATCAACCTTGAGCGCTGAAAGTATCTTAGCACCTTCTACAACATCCAACATATTATCTCCAGGTAGGTTCAAAATTACATGCGATACGACCTCAAAATCATACTTTTTTAGAAGATTCACAGCGTAAATATACTCAGCTAACGTATGTCCTCTGTTTATTTTCACCAAAGTATGGTAATTTGCAGTTTGTAGTCCAATATCAAACGAAATTTCGATCTTGTATTCTTTTCTTATTTCATCAACCATTTCTAATATCTCTTCATTTATACAATCCGGCCTGGTAGCAATATCAAGTTGGACAATGTCTTCGTCGATAGATTCCACGTATGTTGTCCTCAGAATATCTACAGGAGCGTACGTGTTTGTATAATTTTGAAAGTATGCGATAAATTTCTTAATCCCCTTTTTTCTGTATTTTTCTTTCATTTTTTCTAACTGTTCTCTGATACTCAATCCTGCAAAAGTGCTGAAACCACTGCCTGTTTCATCACAAAAGAAACAACCTGGTTTACCGTTTTCCCTATTTGGACACGTAAATCCTGCATTAAGTGGCAATCTTTGAACTTTTTCGCCATATTTCTTTTTTAGCTCAACACTCAGTTTTCTATACCGGTAACCATCATTGAGAAAGTCGAAAATTTCTTAAGCACCTCCCGTGCGTCTATATTTGGGTATTTCCCATCGATGTAGACAAACCTACCATTCACCATCGTTGCGTAAACCCTATCTGTATAAGCGTGTACAAGATTTTTCAAAAAGTTATCGAGCGGTTGCAATTGCACATTCGATTCCTCGAAAATCGCAAAATCTGCAGGGTTGCCAACTTCGATTGCCCCGCCTTTCATTCTAAGAGCTTCGTATCCGTTTTTTGTAACAGCTAAAAATGCATCTTCGACTTTGAAATTCTCAGGTGAAGAGCTTTTCTGAGCAAGTACAGAAACACGTAAGTCAAACAACAAATTTTGTGAGTTGTTGCTTGCAGGACCGTCTGTGCCTATTGAGATCTTAATGTTCCTCTTTAGCATTTCTGTAACCGGTGGTATTCCATTCCCAAGCTTCATATTGCTCACGGTATTTATTGATGGGTAAGTTCCATCGAGCAATGGTATATCTTGAGGCCTCAATTGGGTGCAATGCACGGGAATAAAGTGTATTTTATCAAATCCGATTTCCATAATTTCTTTCGGAGTGTATTTACCGTACTCCCAGTTATTCTCAAAAAAATGCATAGTTACTGGCATGTCTTCAGCCTTTGCAATCTCCACTATCTTTGCCAGATAACTTCTAGAACAACTGTAGGGTGCATGTGGGCCGAGGCCTATGTAAATTCTGTTTTCATATCCGTTCCAAGTTTCGAACAATTTCAAATTCTCTTCAAGCCTACCATTATCGTCTCCGTCAACATCAACAAGTCCCCTCGTCAAGAGAGCTTTCATTCCAAAATCAGCAACGGCCTTTGCTACCATATCTTCGTGAAAGTACATGTCACAGAAGGCAACTACTCCGTGCGATGCCATTTCCATCATGGAGACTAAAGAACCAAAGTAAACCGCATCTAAGGTTAATTTTTCTTCAGCAGGTAGTATCTTTCCAAACAGCCACTCATTAAACGGAAGGTCTTCTGCGTATCCTCGTAAAAGGGACATAGCAACATGAGTGTGTGTGTTTACAAAACCAGGTGTGACTATCTTCCCCTCAAAGTCTAGAACTTCTTCGTTCTCTAATGGAGTTAGATTCTCCGATACTTCTTTAATTAAACCATCTTCAATTCTAATGTCACATTTCTTCAACTCAAAACCGATAAGGGCCTTTGAACCTTTGAGAAGCATCAGAAAACAACCCTTTCTGCATCGATCCAAAGATGTTCTAAATCATAAAATTCTCTTGCGCCCTTAGTAAATATATGTACCACGATATCTCCAGCATCTATAAGCAGCCAATCGTAGCCCTCTCCCCGGTCGTAATATATAATTTCTTTACCTTTTTCATTGAAAAAGTCCACCACTTCGTCCCTCAAGCTTTTCATGTGTATATTACTGTTTGCTGTGCAGATTACGAAATAGTCCGTTAAGAGTCTTGTCTTACTCATGTTGAGAACAACAGGATCTATAGCTTCCTTCTTTTCAAGTAACACAAGTAAGTCCTTAATCAAGCTAATTTCATCTTTTTCTTTCTGTACCAACACTTACGCACCTCCTATCATCAATTCTTCGCCTATTTTTCCATTTAAAAGATAATCACGTACGTATCCAACCAAATAGAATGAACCTGTCACAAATTTAACTTCTGCTTCAGTTGTCTTAAGCAATTCGACAGCTTTTATATAATCTCGTTCAAACAAAACGTTTTTGCAGTATTTTTTAGCAATTTCGTATGTCTCAGCTACTTTCTCAGCCCTTTTTGACGGAGGTCTTGTTATTATCAACGTATCGAACTTTGGTCCAATCACTTTTAAAACGCCTTCTTTGTCCTTGTCATCCACGATACCGAAAACCGCAGCTTTCCTCTTTTCTGGAAAATACAGATCCAGGTTTTCGGCAAATTTTTCCGCCGCTTGTGGGTTATGGGAACCATCCAGTACAATGTCGTTGACCATTTCAAACCTTCCTGGAATAAATGCCTCTTCAAATGCCCTTTTCACACCATCTTCATCGATTTTTTCAACTAGTTCAAAAGTTTTCAAAGCTAAACCGACGTTGTACAGTTGATGTTTTCCGTTCAGTTTCACTTTGATATTTTTGATAGTTGTGCTACCGTAGTAGTTGTATACATTTGCATTGAATGAAAATTGAACTGGCTCGACGTAGAAATCCTTACCATATTCGTATACCATTGAGTTTTTCTCTCTTGCCACCTGTTTTATAACTTCCAAGGCCGAGTCAGGCATAGCTCCAACGACAACGGGTTTCTGCTCTTTTATAATCCCTGCCTTTTCAAAAGCAATTTGTTCTACAGTGTTACCAAGCACATTTGTGTGTTCTAAAGAAACAGTGCAGATTACAGAGACTTCGGGGATTATAACATTCGTTGAATCGAACCTTCCTCCTAGTCCAACCTCAACACTTCCGTACTCTGCTCTACTTTTCTTCGTTATATAGAAGTACATTGCTGTCATGTACTCAAAAAAACTCGGAGCGAATTCCTCACCTAACTTATCCATTTCTTCAGCGTGTTTTTTAACTTCCAAAGCTGCCTCTACAAATTCATCTTGAGAAATGTATCTTGTGTTGTAGTGGAATCTCTCCAAGATAGTTGACAGATGTGGTGAGTAGAAACCTGTTACGCTGTGTCCGTGATAATACGTGAGGTATTCCAGGAAAGTTGTTACACTGCCCTTTCCATTAGAGCCTGTCACATGGAAATATTTAACTCCAGAATGGGGATTACCCATTCTGGAGAGCAAATTCTCTATCCTGAAAAGTCCGAGTTTCATAGTGTTGTAAGGTCTTGTGAAGTAAAGGTATTTTAAGACTTCAAAAAACGCTTCACACCTCATCCCTGAGCCTCCAGATCGGAGATTATTTGCTCAATCCTATTTATTTGTTCCAAGAATGTTTTTTGCTTTTCTTTTGTTTCCTCAACTATGTCTTCAGGTGCGTTTTTGAGGAAGTTTTCATCTTCAAGTTTTTTGGCAAATTTCTCCAAATCCGTTTTCAATTTTTCAACTTTCTTTCTAAGCCGTTGTACCTCTGCACTTACATCAATGAGTTCACCTAGGGAAACGTAAGCCTCTATATCTAAAGACACGTAAGCCGTTGCACAGAGCTTCGGCCTTGACTCTGTGAACTGGATATTCGAAACATTACCAAGGAATTTGATGTAATCTTGTTCTTCCTCGTTAAGTGTACCCTTTATGAATAGTTCCACCTTCGTTGATTGTGGAACGTTCACTTCTGCTCTAACGTTTCTAACTCCTCTGATGATAGACATTATTTCCTCGAACCTCTTCTCAGCTGCCTCGTCTACGTATTCTTCCGATACCCTTGGCCATGAAGCTACAACTATCGACTCTTCAGCCGTAGGAAGCTTTGTCCACAGTTCTTCCGTTAAGAACGGCATAAACGGATGCAATAACCTTAAGCTCATGTCAAGGACGTAAACAAGAACGTTCTGAACAATTCTTTTATCTTCACTCTTAAGTCTGTTCTTTACAGCTTCTATGTACCAATCACATAATTCATCCCAGAAGAAGTTGTAAATCTCTCCTGCGGCTATGTTGAAATCATAATTGTCTAAAGCTTCTGTAACTTTTCTTATTATTTTCTGCAGTCTTGACAGAATCCATTTGTCTGATAGTTTCAGATGTTCTTTTCGTATTTCGATTTTCTCGAAGTCGTCAAGGTTCATGAAAACGAACCTTGAAGCGTTCCATATCTTATTGGCAAATTTCTTGTAGGTATCAAAGAACCTTACATCGAGTTTCAGGTCTCTGCCTTGTGCTGCAAGGATAGCGAGTGTAAATCTCATAGGATCAGCACCGTATTCATCTATAACTTCAAGTGGATCAATTCCGTTTCCGAGAGACTTACTCATCTTTCTTCCGTATTTATCCCTGACGAGTTGATGGATATATACTTCGCTGAATGGTTTTTCGTTCATAAACTCATAGCCCATCATTATCATCCTGGCAACCCAGAAGAAGATGATATCAAATCCCGTTACCAAGACATCAGTTGGATAGTATCTCTTCAAATCTTCCGTTTCTTCTGGCCAGCCCATTGTACTAAACGGCCAGAGTGCAGAGCTAAACCATGTGTCAAGGACATCTTCATCCTGTCTCAAATTAGTGCTACCACATTTCTCACACAACTTCGGTTCGTCTTCCGACACGTTGTAGTGCCCACAGTTTTGGCATTGCCAGACAGGGATTCTATGCCCCCACCATAGCTGTCTACTAATACACCAATCTCTGATTTCGTACATCCAGTTGAGATAAACTTTCTTCCATCTTTCTGGAATGAATCTGACCTCGTCATTTTCAACGGCTTCTATTGCCCTCTTGGCCAGTGGTTTCATACTCACGAACCATTGGTCCATCAACCTTGGTTCTACAACTGTGTCACATCTGTAGCAGCGTCCTACAGAATGTTTGATTTTTTCAATTTTCACCAAATACCCCTGTGCTTCGAGTTCTTCAACTATAACTTTTCTTGCCTCAGTGGCGGTTAAGCCCTTGAATTTTCCGCCATTTTCATTGATTACGATGTTTTCATCGAAGATATCTACAAATGGCAGATTGTGTCTCTGCCCTATAAGATAATCGTTGGGATCATGTGCTGGTGTTACTTTAAGCGCTCCTGTTCCAAAAGATGGATCAACGTAGTTATCGGCAATTATCGGGAGTTCTCTACTAACCAAAGGTAGTATAGCTGTCTTTCCAACGTATTTTTTATACCTTTCATCTGATGGATGGACTGCAACTGCTGTATCGCCAAGCATTGTTTCTGGCCTGGTAGTTGCTATAATCAAGTAATCATCTTCACCTTTGATAGGATACTTAATGTGGTAAAGCGCACCTTCTTCTTCATGGTACTCAACTTCTTCATCTGAGAGCACTGTTCCACATCTATGACACCAGTTGACGATGTACTTTCCTTTGTAAATTAACCCTTTCTTGTACAAATCCACAAAAACTTTTCTAACCGCTTTAGACAAGCCTTCATCCAAAGTAAAACGCTCACGAGTCCAGTCGACAGACGCCCCTATAGACATTATCTGCTTCTTTATCTCTTCCCTATACTTATTTGCCCAATCCCATACTATCTCCAAGAACTCTTCTCTTGTAAAATCTCTACGACTCCTTCCCTGCGTGGCAAGATACTTTTCAACGGCTGTTTGCGTTGCAATTCCTGCGTGATCTTCGCCGGGAAGCCAGAGTACATCGAAACCTTGCATGCGCTTGTAACGGCTTAGGATATCTTGAATTGTGATATTAAGGGCATGCCCTATATGAATCCTACCAGTTATATTTGGCGGTGGAATAACAATCGAATACTTCGGACCTGTGCCTTTGGGCGTGAAATAGCCTTTTTCAAGCCATTTTTTGTACCACTTCATCTCGATATTTGTTGGATCATAACGTGTTCCTATCTCCATCCTTAGCACCTCCAACCGTACTTATCTCTATATCGCAATCTATTTGGATTTTCTCTGACCCGTACGTTAACAAAAGGTAGTGTAAAGAGTCCTTTATCCTGCTTGCGATCTTTTTTGCTTCGTTGTCATCAATTCCATGGAGTACTATGCAAAAGTCATTACCCTCCATCTTGCAAACGAAATCCTTTGGTATTCTTACACTGTGCTTAATAACTGAAGAAACTCTGGAAAGCACAAAATTTCTTAAATCATCGCTGCTTGCCTGAAATTTGAGCTTTACATGTAAGAGGTAGAACAAATCTTCACTCTGCTTAAGTTGGTCAACTATTCTTTTTGCAAATTCATGGTTTGGCAGTCTTGTAATCGAATCGACCCACTCACCAGTCAATAACTTGTGAAAACCATCCATACGAACTCCTCCTCGGTACTGTTTACATTATTTTACCATACATCTTATGTTGTGGGAATATACCACATGTGTTAGAATAGATAACGAAAATTAAATTGTTCGCATGGCAAACTTTTAAACAACAAACGTTGCGACACAATACCGTGGAAAGGGGTGCGAAAGGTTTATGGGATTAAACATGATGTCTGTTCTATCTGTATTTTCACACTTTTTTCTAGATTTCTACGTATCGTTCTTCAATCCTTTGGGGCCGTTTATAATCCAAAAGTTTCCGATAGAAGTTCGCATGCTAACTTCTTTCCTGGCTTTGTCATCAGCCACAGCCAGTCTTTTCCAAATCTTCTTTGGATTTTTCTTTGATAGGGTGAAGTACACCAAGAGTCTGCTTTTCACGATGTATGTTATGGAAGCATTAGGGATTTCGCTAATAGGCTTATCGACAAACTTTTGGATGTTCATTGCTGCAGTCTTTGTTGTCAGGATTGCGAACTCTGCCTTTCATCCTCTTGGGGCTTCCATGGCCGGCGAGGTTGGGGGAAGAACTGTAGCAGTTTTCTCAATCGCAGGAACGCTTGGAGCCGCACTCGGCCCTGTTTTTATCTCACTTTACGTCTCACATTTTCCAATAGAATCACTTTGGCTAGTAGCACTCCCCGCTGTCGTGCTGGCTTTGTTTTTGCTAAGGATCAACATTCCAAACCGAACGGTTCACAGTCAGAAGTTCGATTTGAAAGAGGTAATGAAGTTACTACCTATATTGCTTGTCGTAACTGTTCGCAGCTTTCTGATGTCAGTTGTGCACACCTACACGCCAATTTACATCACGAACGTGCGTCACTATTCAATCTCACTATCAGGTTTGCTAATAACGTCCGGTATGATAGCAGGCGTTTTTGCCAACTACCTGGGCGTTGTTTTAATGGAAAAAATAGGTGCAAAAAAGCAGGACTTGGTAGCTTTCATAGGCATGGGCCTAACTATATTTTGGTTGATATCTAGTAAAGGCATTGCTTCGATTTTCATTTCCTTTGTACTTTTCGACTTTTTTGGTTTTCTTTTGATGTCTGCAAACGTTGTCCAAGCTCAGAAGATCCTACCGAACAGAAAGGCGTTAGCTTCATCGGTTGCTATGGGATTCGCATGGTCGTTAGGAGATTTCATCGCAACAGGTTATAATTCTGTGGTCGGTAATAACATCATTTTATCATTGGGCCTTGCCATTCCTGTGGCTTTTGTAGCCTCGATATACTTCGGAATAGTCCAGAAATTTGATACAAAATAATAGATGTGCTAAAATTAGTTGGTATGATGAAAAGACTCGATTTTAATAGGAGGAATGGGATCATGATTGACAAAGACTTTTCGAAACACACAAGGGATGTGGGACAAGCTTACACGGTTTACATAGAGCGCTACGCATATGGTGGGTACGGTATCGGGAAACTGCCGGGCGGTAAGTTGGTCTTCGTAGAAGGTACGTATCCAGGTGACTTGGCACAGATCGAAATTCTCCAAGAAAAATCTGATTTGGCTTTTGGAAGACTGGTAAATCTACTAGAAAAGTCAGACATTCGCAGGGCACCGAAGTGCAAATATTTCAATGTTTGTGGCGGATGCCAGATAATGGATGTGGAATACGAGAAACAACTGGAATTGAAAACTCAAATTGTTAAAGAGCAATTAAAACGTATAGGAAAAATCGAAACCGATGTCGCCCGAACAATTCCGAGCGATTTGGAATTCGGTTACAGAAATAAAATGGAGTTTGCATTCTCGTATAGCAACAAGGAAGGCGTTATCCTTGGATTAAAGATGAGAAATAGTAACAGAGTTGTCGATATTGACGAATGTCCAATATCACCCAGCTCGTTTAACAGGGCTTTAGAGGTCGTCCCAGAGATTGTTGAATTAAGCAAAGCTAAAATCTACAATCCGAAAACGCGTTCAGGCATGCTTAAGCATTTGGTTATGAGGTACTCTCACTCTAACAACCAAACTATGGCAATATTCGTCACTAGAACAGAAAGATTTGAAGAAGCGAAGTTTATCAGGGCAGAACTGTTGA
The DNA window shown above is from Fervidobacterium changbaicum and carries:
- a CDS encoding MFS transporter; the encoded protein is MGLNMMSVLSVFSHFFLDFYVSFFNPLGPFIIQKFPIEVRMLTSFLALSSATASLFQIFFGFFFDRVKYTKSLLFTMYVMEALGISLIGLSTNFWMFIAAVFVVRIANSAFHPLGASMAGEVGGRTVAVFSIAGTLGAALGPVFISLYVSHFPIESLWLVALPAVVLALFLLRINIPNRTVHSQKFDLKEVMKLLPILLVVTVRSFLMSVVHTYTPIYITNVRHYSISLSGLLITSGMIAGVFANYLGVVLMEKIGAKKQDLVAFIGMGLTIFWLISSKGIASIFISFVLFDFFGFLLMSANVVQAQKILPNRKALASSVAMGFAWSLGDFIATGYNSVVGNNIILSLGLAIPVAFVASIYFGIVQKFDTK
- a CDS encoding GGDEF domain-containing protein gives rise to the protein MDGFHKLLTGEWVDSITRLPNHEFAKRIVDQLKQSEDLFYLLHVKLKFQASSDDLRNFVLSRVSSVIKHSVRIPKDFVCKMEGNDFCIVLHGIDDNEAKKIASRIKDSLHYLLLTYGSEKIQIDCDIEISTVGGAKDGDRNTL
- a CDS encoding valine--tRNA ligase — protein: MEIGTRYDPTNIEMKWYKKWLEKGYFTPKGTGPKYSIVIPPPNITGRIHIGHALNITIQDILSRYKRMQGFDVLWLPGEDHAGIATQTAVEKYLATQGRSRRDFTREEFLEIVWDWANKYREEIKKQIMSIGASVDWTRERFTLDEGLSKAVRKVFVDLYKKGLIYKGKYIVNWCHRCGTVLSDEEVEYHEEEGALYHIKYPIKGEDDYLIIATTRPETMLGDTAVAVHPSDERYKKYVGKTAILPLVSRELPIIADNYVDPSFGTGALKVTPAHDPNDYLIGQRHNLPFVDIFDENIVINENGGKFKGLTATEARKVIVEELEAQGYLVKIEKIKHSVGRCYRCDTVVEPRLMDQWFVSMKPLAKRAIEAVENDEVRFIPERWKKVYLNWMYEIRDWCISRQLWWGHRIPVWQCQNCGHYNVSEDEPKLCEKCGSTNLRQDEDVLDTWFSSALWPFSTMGWPEETEDLKRYYPTDVLVTGFDIIFFWVARMIMMGYEFMNEKPFSEVYIHQLVRDKYGRKMSKSLGNGIDPLEVIDEYGADPMRFTLAILAAQGRDLKLDVRFFDTYKKFANKIWNASRFVFMNLDDFEKIEIRKEHLKLSDKWILSRLQKIIRKVTEALDNYDFNIAAGEIYNFFWDELCDWYIEAVKNRLKSEDKRIVQNVLVYVLDMSLRLLHPFMPFLTEELWTKLPTAEESIVVASWPRVSEEYVDEAAEKRFEEIMSIIRGVRNVRAEVNVPQSTKVELFIKGTLNEEEQDYIKFLGNVSNIQFTESRPKLCATAYVSLDIEAYVSLGELIDVSAEVQRLRKKVEKLKTDLEKFAKKLEDENFLKNAPEDIVEETKEKQKTFLEQINRIEQIISDLEAQG
- the rlmD gene encoding 23S rRNA (uracil(1939)-C(5))-methyltransferase RlmD, which encodes MIDKDFSKHTRDVGQAYTVYIERYAYGGYGIGKLPGGKLVFVEGTYPGDLAQIEILQEKSDLAFGRLVNLLEKSDIRRAPKCKYFNVCGGCQIMDVEYEKQLELKTQIVKEQLKRIGKIETDVARTIPSDLEFGYRNKMEFAFSYSNKEGVILGLKMRNSNRVVDIDECPISPSSFNRALEVVPEIVELSKAKIYNPKTRSGMLKHLVMRYSHSNNQTMAIFVTRTERFEEAKFIRAELLKRVPQINSIIHVMNSSDSVVLRGPYKTLYGSGVLEVEMDYEKFQIPPTAFFQNNYHVAAKMIEYVTKQLDLKGSERVLDLYAGVGTFSMRLAMLSKHVTAVESSHIAVKAGKANANINNLRNVKFEEADVEEYLKSFDNKVNIIVLDPPRSGAGKEVCEEIIRISPEKIAYISCDPTTLARDLAILKEKYKIISVQPFDMFPQTYHVETVVLLEKSE